In Ailuropoda melanoleuca isolate Jingjing chromosome 4, ASM200744v2, whole genome shotgun sequence, the following proteins share a genomic window:
- the LOC117801965 gene encoding translation initiation factor IF-2-like — protein MSGHVTGQPPPRPTPAAGRTRLPPRPGAVPRVGAGSPGPAAPAQEGATLHGTHRLLGRRSGEARDGQGKTQYGRAPQLLPAASSSRLREDAAKSRQRQLRWRPRQHHIPLPPASSPSPHPPPLPWQRGAKEISPAPPSGLRLSRPLRRGLGPPLGVPSHLLPKGGPGTSQAFLNCWWEGREMQCPEGRGSHGRQGGDVVGQCGFRAEEGLGRREKWKSLACPGRTYRSAAGRGAAPEWPRWRGGVARVASPAGRPVKPGAGSARQTPNSLSFRGFPQELSAIGQALKAL, from the coding sequence ATGTCCGGGCACGTCACGGGACAGCCGCCTCCGCGCCCCACGCCGGCCGCCGGCCGCACGCGCCTGCCTCCGCGCCCGGGAGCTGTGCCGCGGGTTGGGGCGGGGAGCCCGGGCCCGGCGGCGCCGGCCCAGGAAGGCGCCACTCTGCACGGGACTCACCGTCTGCTCGGCCGCCGCAGCGGGGAGGCGAGGGACGGGCAGGGGAAGACACAATATGGCAGAGCACCGCAGCTGCTCCCGGCGGCTTCCAGCAGCCGCCTCCGGGAAGACGCGGCGAAGAGCAGGCAGCGGCAGCTGCGGTGGCGGCCGCGGCAGCACCACATCCCCCTCCCGCCcgcttcctccccctccccgcacccTCCCCCGCTGCCATGGCAACGCGGCGCCAAGGAGATTAGCCCCGCCCCTCCCTCTGGTCTCCGCCTCTCGCGACCCCTCCGGAGGGGGCTCGGTCCGCCCCTCGgtgtcccctcccacctcctacCTAAGGGCGGGCCCGGGACCTCGCAGGCCTTTCtgaactgctggtgggaaggaagggagatgcAGTGTCCGGAAGGGCGGGGTTCTCACGGAAGGCAGGGCGGAGACGTCGTGGGCCAGTGCGGGTTTCGggctgaggaggggctgggaaggcgggaaaaatggaaaagcctCGCCTGTCCGGGAAGGACCTATCGGAGTGCGGCGGGGCGCGGCGCGGCCCCTGAGTGGCCGAGATGGCGCGGGGGCGTGGCTAGGGTGGCCTCCCCTGCGGGTCGGCCCGTGAAGCCTGGTGCTGGGAGTGCACGGCAGACCCCCAACAGCCTGAGCTTCCGTGGGTTTCCCCAAGAGCTTTCAGCCATTGGCCAGGCTTTGAAAGCTCTGTAG